The Actinosynnema mirum DSM 43827 genomic interval CGTCCAGCAGCTCCACGCCGCCGCCCGGTCTGGCCAGCACCCCCGGCGGGTGCCCGGCGCTGGCGTACACCAGGTGCCCGGTGTCCGGCGACAGCACGCCGCAGAACACCGTGGTGCACCGCGCGCCCGGCACGGTCATCGCGAACCGGTCCAGCGCGCTGAGCGTCTGCGCCGGACCGCTGTCCTGCAGCAGCAACGCCCGGCACGCGCTGCGCAGCTGCCCCATCGCGGTCGCCGAGTGCAGCCCGTGGCCCACGCAGTCGCCGACCACGATGCCGGTGCGCCCGCCCGCGAGCGGCACGATGTCGTACCAGTCGCCGCCCACCTCCAGCGGCCGGGTGGCCGGCTCGTAGCGGGCGGCGAACCCGCCGGGCAGCTCCTGCGGGCCCAGGATCGCCCGCTGCAGCGCGAGCGCGGTCTCCCGCTGCACGTCGACGTGGTGCAGCCGGTGCAGCGCCTGCCCGAGGTGCCCGGCCAGCAGCACCAGCAGCGCCTCGTCCTGCGCCGCGAACCGCCTGCTGCCGCCCAGCTCCACGCGGAGCGCCAGCATCCCCGCCGGGTGCTCCAGGGTGATCCCGACCAGCCCCGGACCGTCGGAGTGCGCCACCAGCGGCGGCCGGTCCAGCGCGGCTCGCAGCGCCTCGGCGGTGGCGGGCGCGACCGGGGCGCGGTCCGCGTTCGGGCACCGGCTCCCTGGCTCCTCGCCCTCGGGCAGCCGCTCGGTGGTCAGCAGCTCCTCGCCGCCCGCGCCGACGAGCGCGACGACCCGCTCGGCCCGCCACAGCCCGTCCAGCTCCCCCAGCGCGCCGACCAGCGCGTCCGACACCCCGTCCGCCTCGGACAGCCGCACGCTCAGCGCCGCGACCGCCGCCTCCCGCACCGCCGCGTAGTGCTCGTCGGTGACGTCCCGGAACGTGCCGACCACGACCCGGTCCCCGGTGTCGGGGTCCTCGACCCGGTTGAACGCGGCGGCCACCCACAGCCGGTGCCCGTCGCGGTGCACCACCGGCACGACGGTGTGCGCGCCGCTGCCCGGCCCGACCAGGTCGGTGAACACCTCCTCCACCCGCGCGTGCCCCTCCGGGTCGTCCTCGGCGGTGGGCCACCACGGGTACACCGGCCCGTACGGCAGCCCCTCGGGCCCGTAGCCGAGCACGGTGGTGAACGCGGCGTTGATCTCCACGACCGCGCCGGTCTCGTCGCAGACGAAGAACGCCTCCTGCAGCGAGTCCAGCAGCGCCGCCCGCCACCGGGCGTGGTGGTCGCGCAGCCTGGCCAGCTCCACGTTCGCGCGCACCCGCGCCAGCAGGTCCGCCGCCGCGAACGGCTTCACCAGGTAGTCGTCGGCGCCCGCCGCGAGCCCCTCGATCGACGCCTCCTGCCCGGCGCGGGCCGACAGCAGCACCACCGGAACACCCGCCGTGCGCTGGTCGGCGCGCAGCGCGGCGACCAGGCCCAGGCCGTCCAGGCGCGGCATCATCACGTCGGTGACCACCAGGTCCGGGGTGCGGGCGCGCACCTCCTCCAGCGCGGCCCGCCCGTCCGCGACGGCCCGCACCCGGTACCCGGCCGAGCGCAGCAGCCTGGTCAGGTACTCGCGCATGTCGGCGTTGTCGTCGGCGACCACGACCCGCGCGGGCAGCGCGGACTCGGGGGCGCGCAGCGGCGACTGGGACAGCGGGGCCGCGCCGGGGGCGTCGGCGGGGTCGCGGTCGTCGGGCAGCCAGCGCAGCGCCTCCTGCAGGTACGGCTCCGCCCCCGACGCGCGGGGCCCGCCGACCGCCGCGACGACCGCGTCGGCGGGCAGGTGCGCGGTGCCCAGCGGCAGCCGGATGGTGAACGCCGTGCCACCGCCCGGCGCGCCCGCCGCGCTGATCTCGCCGCCGTGCAGCCCCACCAGCTCCCGCACCAGCGCCAGCCCGATGCCGCTGCCCTCGGCCGATCTGGCCCTGGTGTTCTCGATGCGGTGGAACCGCTCGAACAGCCGGGGCAGCTCGTCCACGGGCACCCCGACGCCGGTGTCGGCGACGGTCACCACCGCGTTGTCGCCCTCGCGGTGCACCTCGACGCGGATGCCCCCGCCGAAGGTGAACTTGAGCGCGTTGGACAGCAGGTTGAGCACGACGTTCTCCCACATGCCTCGGTCCAGGTGCACCGGGACGCCCAGCGGCGGGCAGTCCACGCGGAACTCCAGACCGGCCTTCTCCACGGCCGAGCGGAACGTGCTGGCCAGTTCGGCGGTGACCACCGCCAGGTCGACGGGTTCGTAGCGGGCCCGCATCCGCCCGGCCTCGATGCGGGAGAAGTCCAGCAGCGCGGTGACGAGCCTGCCCAGGCGCAGCGCGTTGCGGTGGACCACGTCCAGCTCGGCCCGCTCGCCCGGTCCGGCGCGCGCCCGCAGCTCCTGCAGCGGGCCGGTGATCAGGGTCAGCGGGGTGCGGAACTCGTGGCTGATGTTGGCGAAGAACGCGGTCTTGGCGCGGTCCAGCTCGGCCAGCTCCTCGGCGCGCCGCTGCTGCGCCCGGTAGGCGAGGGCGGCGTTGACCACGGCCGCGCACTGGCGGGCCACCAGCGACAGGAACGCCCGGTGCGGCTCGTCCAGCTCGCGGCCCGCGCAGGCGGCGAGCACCACCACCCCGACCGGCTCGTCCCCGTCGCCTCGCAGCGGCAGCACGGCCGCCCGCTGGGGCGGGGCCTGCCAGTCGCCCGCGGGCAGCGGCGGGTCGAGCAGGCGCAGGTCCTCCACGACGGCGGGCGCCCCGCTCTCCAGCACCCCGCGCAGCGGCCAGGTCCCCTCGGGCGGCGGCTCCCCCGGTCCGGCGGCGACGTGCCGCAGCCCGCCCCCGGCATCGCGCAGGTGCAGCTCCGCGTACGGCACGTCCCGGCCGGTGAGGGCGTCCACCAGCAGCGCGCACGCCTCGTCCACGTCGCGGGCGTCGCCCGCCCGCGCGCCCAGGTCGTGCAGCACCGCCAGCCTGCGCTCGCCCACGACCCGCTCGGTGGTGTCGCTGACGGCGGTGAACACCCCGCGCACCACGCCGTCGTCGTCGTGCAGCGGGCTGTAGGAGTACGTCCAGTACGTCTCCTCCAGGTACCCGTGCCTGCGCATGGGCAGCAGCAGGTCCTCGGACCAGGTCGCCTCGCCGGTGTCCAGCACCGAGCGGAGCATCGGCCCGATGATGTGCCAGATCTCCGACCACACCCGCTCGCCCGGCTTGCCGAGCGCGGGGTGGTTGACCCCGAGCAGCGGCAGGTAGGCGTCGTTGTAGAGGAACCGCAGCTCGGGGCCCCACCACAGGATCATCGGGAACCGCGAGGTCAGGCAGATCCGCACCGCCGTGCGCAGGCTCGCGGGCCAGTCGTCGACCGGTCCGAGCGGGCCGTCCGCCCACGCGTGGGCGCGCATCAGCCGCGCCATCTCGCCGTCACCGGGGAACGCGAGCCCCGCCTGAGCCATCTCCGCCCGCACCCCCGTCGCGTGCCCGCCGGGCGCGCCCGGCGCGTCGTACCGGGGGCAGGATAGGGCCGCTCGGGCCGATCAGGCCGTCACGACGCGCAGGCGATCTCGGCCCACACCGTTTTGCCGCCCGACCGGTGGGTGACGCCCCACCCCCGGCACAGGTTCGACACGATCAGCATCCCCCGGCCCCGGTAGCCGCCGAGGCGGGAGCGGCCGATGACCGGCAGCGACGGGGACGCGTCGTCCACCTCCACGCGCACCAGCCAGGGCGCGCCCTGCCGGTGCAGCCGCAGCGCGCGCGGCGCCCGGCCGTGGTCGAACGCGTTGCTGACGAGCTCGGTCACCACGAGCATCGTGTCGCCGAGCTGCTCGTCGTTCAGGCCCGCGAGCACCTCGCCCGCCCAGCGCCGCACGCGCGCCAGCGGCGGCGTGCGCTGCGAGAGGTCCAGCGACAGCGGGCGCGCGGCGCCCTCGGAACCGATGTCCAGGACCACCAGGTCCCACCCCCTTCCCGGTCGGCCTCGGGGGCCGGTGCGTCGGAGGTACCCGGTGGTGGGCGCGGGCAACCGGCCGGGTGTCGCACCCCACTGGCTGCACCGGTTCAGCAGCCGTCCG includes:
- a CDS encoding ATP-binding protein, producing MVLDIGSEGAARPLSLDLSQRTPPLARVRRWAGEVLAGLNDEQLGDTMLVVTELVSNAFDHGRAPRALRLHRQGAPWLVRVEVDDASPSLPVIGRSRLGGYRGRGMLIVSNLCRGWGVTHRSGGKTVWAEIACAS
- a CDS encoding SpoIIE family protein phosphatase, encoding MAQAGLAFPGDGEMARLMRAHAWADGPLGPVDDWPASLRTAVRICLTSRFPMILWWGPELRFLYNDAYLPLLGVNHPALGKPGERVWSEIWHIIGPMLRSVLDTGEATWSEDLLLPMRRHGYLEETYWTYSYSPLHDDDGVVRGVFTAVSDTTERVVGERRLAVLHDLGARAGDARDVDEACALLVDALTGRDVPYAELHLRDAGGGLRHVAAGPGEPPPEGTWPLRGVLESGAPAVVEDLRLLDPPLPAGDWQAPPQRAAVLPLRGDGDEPVGVVVLAACAGRELDEPHRAFLSLVARQCAAVVNAALAYRAQQRRAEELAELDRAKTAFFANISHEFRTPLTLITGPLQELRARAGPGERAELDVVHRNALRLGRLVTALLDFSRIEAGRMRARYEPVDLAVVTAELASTFRSAVEKAGLEFRVDCPPLGVPVHLDRGMWENVVLNLLSNALKFTFGGGIRVEVHREGDNAVVTVADTGVGVPVDELPRLFERFHRIENTRARSAEGSGIGLALVRELVGLHGGEISAAGAPGGGTAFTIRLPLGTAHLPADAVVAAVGGPRASGAEPYLQEALRWLPDDRDPADAPGAAPLSQSPLRAPESALPARVVVADDNADMREYLTRLLRSAGYRVRAVADGRAALEEVRARTPDLVVTDVMMPRLDGLGLVAALRADQRTAGVPVVLLSARAGQEASIEGLAAGADDYLVKPFAAADLLARVRANVELARLRDHHARWRAALLDSLQEAFFVCDETGAVVEINAAFTTVLGYGPEGLPYGPVYPWWPTAEDDPEGHARVEEVFTDLVGPGSGAHTVVPVVHRDGHRLWVAAAFNRVEDPDTGDRVVVGTFRDVTDEHYAAVREAAVAALSVRLSEADGVSDALVGALGELDGLWRAERVVALVGAGGEELLTTERLPEGEEPGSRCPNADRAPVAPATAEALRAALDRPPLVAHSDGPGLVGITLEHPAGMLALRVELGGSRRFAAQDEALLVLLAGHLGQALHRLHHVDVQRETALALQRAILGPQELPGGFAARYEPATRPLEVGGDWYDIVPLAGGRTGIVVGDCVGHGLHSATAMGQLRSACRALLLQDSGPAQTLSALDRFAMTVPGARCTTVFCGVLSPDTGHLVYASAGHPPGVLARPGGGVELLDGGRSLPLAVQPDRPRTEAWCDVPARGTLLLYTDGLVERRRQSLDDGIELAGRALQEGRDVSVEDLAAHVMSRLAPAAGFEDDVAVLLYRRPGPLVVEFPADALELTRVRGLLRDWLAACGVGRGQAQNVLVAAGEACANAVEHGHRDRPGGQVVLRASATVERLRLVVADSGAWRAPVAGGDLARGHGIGLMRALVDEVAVRPGPGGTVVELRTRITP